The following coding sequences lie in one Bacteroidota bacterium genomic window:
- a CDS encoding glycosyltransferase: MGTYKHIAPICLFVYGRPEHTLKTLRSLTQNLLAKDSVLYIYADGPKDGIGETAQKNIAEVRRIIRSESWCKEVHIIESDKNKGLANSIISGVSEIIEKHGRVIILEDDLVLSPYFLEYMNDALDFYADHEEVMHIAGFTPSFKTQLNETFFFPVPTCWGWATWQRAWKEFNPSAADLMTKVLEKGQNQFDFNRSINYVRMLNRNVHAKVDSWFIRWYASIYLQDGLCLHPGKSLVQNIGLDRTGVNSYKSNVFETQLAEKVNIQKIPLELSKKAIKAYKRFNWKVKMRHTPEYIWRVLTGNVDT; the protein is encoded by the coding sequence ATGGGTACGTATAAACATATTGCGCCCATTTGTTTATTTGTTTACGGACGACCAGAGCATACCCTCAAAACGCTTCGTAGTCTTACCCAAAACTTATTAGCCAAGGATTCAGTTTTATATATTTATGCTGATGGCCCTAAAGATGGTATTGGCGAAACTGCTCAAAAAAACATAGCAGAAGTCAGGCGAATAATAAGATCAGAAAGTTGGTGTAAAGAGGTTCACATAATTGAATCAGATAAAAATAAAGGACTGGCAAATTCAATTATTTCAGGTGTAAGCGAAATAATTGAAAAACACGGTCGAGTTATCATTTTAGAAGATGATCTTGTTCTGTCTCCTTATTTTTTAGAATACATGAATGATGCGCTGGATTTTTATGCGGATCATGAGGAAGTTATGCATATAGCAGGATTTACACCTAGTTTCAAAACACAACTGAATGAAACATTCTTTTTTCCTGTTCCAACATGCTGGGGCTGGGCTACCTGGCAAAGAGCATGGAAAGAGTTCAACCCTTCTGCTGCTGATTTAATGACTAAAGTACTTGAAAAAGGACAAAATCAATTTGACTTCAATCGGAGTATCAATTATGTCAGAATGCTCAATCGAAATGTACATGCTAAAGTTGATTCGTGGTTCATTCGCTGGTATGCTTCTATTTATTTGCAGGATGGCTTGTGTCTGCATCCCGGAAAATCTTTAGTGCAAAATATTGGCCTTGATCGCACTGGAGTTAATTCCTACAAATCAAATGTATTTGAAACCCAGCTTGCTGAAAAAGTAAACATACAGAAAATACCTTTAGAACTATCGAAGAAAGCTATTAAAGCTTATAAGCGATTCAATTGGAAAGTGAAAATGCGGCACACACCTGAATATATTTGGCGTGTTTTGACTGGCAATGTGGATACATAA
- a CDS encoding DUF1016 domain-containing protein — translation MENNVANTGLFSEIKTLIESSRRNVALVVNTEISMLYWSIGQKISVSVLQNKRGEYGKQIVSTLSRQLHLEFGSGWSEKQLRHCLRFYEVYPDIQIVSTLWRQLSWSHLKELIPIHDCIKRDFYIEMCKIEKWSVRTLRERINSMLFERTAISKKPDKTIINEIEELKSDQKLSPDLVFKDPYFLDFLGLKNTFSEKNLESAILTELQEFIIELGSDFAFLARQKHITIDHDDYYIDLLFYHRQLKCLVAIELKIGKFKASYKGQMELYLRWLEKHEQVQGENSPIGLILCTGKNEEHVELLQLDKSNIRVAEYLTKLPAKKVLEAKLHQSVERAKNRLTQNSDQEYGKEN, via the coding sequence ATGGAAAACAATGTAGCAAATACGGGCTTATTTTCAGAAATTAAAACTTTAATAGAAAGCAGTAGAAGAAATGTTGCCCTTGTTGTAAATACTGAAATAAGTATGCTATACTGGAGTATTGGGCAAAAAATAAGTGTTTCTGTTTTACAAAATAAAAGAGGCGAATACGGTAAACAGATTGTCTCTACACTGTCGCGACAATTACACCTCGAATTTGGTAGTGGATGGAGTGAAAAGCAATTACGGCATTGTCTCCGTTTCTATGAAGTTTATCCTGATATTCAAATTGTCTCTACACTGTGGAGACAATTGAGCTGGTCACATTTAAAAGAACTTATTCCAATACATGACTGTATAAAACGGGATTTTTACATTGAAATGTGTAAAATAGAAAAGTGGAGTGTACGTACTTTAAGAGAACGTATTAACTCCATGCTATTTGAACGCACGGCCATCAGCAAAAAACCAGATAAAACCATCATTAACGAAATTGAAGAATTAAAAAGCGACCAGAAACTCAGCCCCGATTTGGTTTTCAAAGACCCATATTTTCTAGATTTTTTGGGTTTGAAAAATACATTCTCTGAAAAAAATCTTGAGTCGGCCATATTAACCGAACTACAGGAATTTATTATTGAATTAGGTTCTGACTTTGCCTTTTTAGCCCGTCAAAAGCACATTACTATTGATCATGACGATTATTATATTGATTTACTTTTTTACCATCGCCAGTTGAAATGCTTGGTCGCCATTGAATTAAAAATTGGTAAATTCAAGGCATCTTACAAAGGGCAAATGGAATTGTATTTACGATGGCTGGAAAAACATGAGCAAGTACAAGGCGAAAATTCGCCCATTGGATTAATCCTCTGTACAGGGAAAAACGAAGAACATGTAGAGTTATTGCAATTAGACAAAAGCAATATTCGTGTTGCTGAGTATCTGACCAAACTACCAGCTAAAAAAGTATTGGAAGCCAAATTACATCAGTCAGTTGAAAGAGCAAAAAACAGGTTAACCCAAAATTCAGATCAGGAATATGGCAAAGAAAATTAA
- a CDS encoding glycosyltransferase codes for MTNHPKISIITVTYNAEKLIERTINSVVGQSYSNIEYILVDGASTDLTLTVVKKHEKKIAKVISEPDKGLYDAMNKGLSLASGDYVWFLNAGDEINDLDTVEKMIAMGQSDIYYSDTLVVNDEGQNIGLLSQLTHNNAPDNLSWKNMKKGMVVCHQSFVVKRDIAPSYSKNYKLSADIDWVIRCLKASKSVIKCDFVLAKFLTAGLSKQYLGSSMKERYSILKSHFGFIPNLWSHVFLMLRFLKSGRKNKLQ; via the coding sequence GTGACTAATCATCCTAAAATATCAATCATCACAGTAACCTACAATGCTGAAAAGCTAATAGAACGAACCATCAATAGTGTTGTGGGGCAAAGCTATTCCAATATTGAATACATTCTTGTTGATGGAGCCTCTACCGACCTAACTCTTACTGTCGTAAAAAAGCACGAAAAGAAAATTGCAAAGGTTATTTCTGAACCCGACAAAGGATTGTATGATGCCATGAATAAAGGTTTAAGTCTGGCCAGTGGCGATTATGTTTGGTTTTTAAACGCTGGTGATGAAATTAATGATTTGGACACAGTGGAAAAGATGATTGCTATGGGGCAATCTGATATTTACTATAGCGACACCCTGGTTGTAAATGACGAAGGACAAAATATTGGATTATTGAGTCAGCTTACCCATAATAATGCACCCGATAATTTAAGCTGGAAAAATATGAAAAAAGGGATGGTTGTATGCCATCAAAGCTTTGTGGTTAAACGAGATATAGCTCCCTCCTACTCAAAAAACTATAAACTGAGTGCAGATATCGATTGGGTTATTAGATGCTTGAAAGCATCGAAATCGGTTATCAAATGTGACTTTGTTTTAGCAAAGTTTTTAACAGCCGGATTAAGCAAACAGTATTTGGGAAGTAGCATGAAGGAACGTTATTCTATTTTGAAAAGCCACTTTGGTTTTATTCCCAATCTTTGGAGTCATGTATTTCTGATGTTGCGATTCCTTAAGTCAGGACGAAAAAACAAACTTCAATAA